The following coding sequences lie in one Lolium perenne isolate Kyuss_39 chromosome 2, Kyuss_2.0, whole genome shotgun sequence genomic window:
- the LOC127336444 gene encoding 1-aminocyclopropane-1-carboxylate synthase 2, which translates to MAGKPELLSRMAAGDGHGENSSYFDGWKAYDENPFDLHHNRGGVIQMGLAENQLSLDLIEEWSKNHPEASICTAEGASQFKRIANFQDYHGLPEFRRAMAQFMGQVRGWKATFDPDRVVMSGGATGAQETLAFCLANPGEAFLVPTPYYPGFDRDCCWRSGIKLLPIECHSSNDFRLTKEALVTAYERARSDGIVVKGILITNPSNPLGTTTDRATLAMLATFATEHRVHLICDEIYAGSVFAKPEFVSIAEVIEHDVPGADRDLIHIAYSLSKDFGLPGFRVGIVYSFNNAVVACARKMSSFGLVSSQTQHFLAKMLGDEAFMAMFLRESAARLAARNERFTAGLREVGIGCLRSNAGLFSWMDLRGMLRGEKTAEAELELWRVIVRKVKLNVSPGTSFHCREPGWFRVCHANMDDETMEVALDRIRVFVRQHQRQQAKAQRWAAKGQLHLSLQRHAGIASQYHALSSPMAALLSPRSPLVHAAS; encoded by the exons ATGGCGGGCAAACCAGAGCTTCTATCGAGGATGGCCGCCGGCGACGGCCACGGCGAGAACTCGTCCTACTTCGACGGGTGGAAGGCCTACGACGAGAACCCCTTCGACCTGCACCACAACCGCGGCGGCGTCATCCAGATGGGCCTCGCCGAGAACCAA CTTTcgctggacctgatcgaggagtgGAGCAAGAACCACCCGGAGGCGTCCATCTGCACGGCGGAGGGCGCCTCGCAGTTCAAGAGGATCGCCAATTTCCAGGACTACCATGGCCTCCCGGAGTTCAGACGG GCAATGGCCCAGTTCATGGGGCAGGTGAGGGGCTGGAAGGCAACATTTGACCCCGACCGCGTCGTGATGAGCGGCGGCGCCACCGGAGCGCAGGAGACGCTCGCCTTCTGCCTCGCCAACCCCGGCGAGGCATTCCTCGTGCCCACGCCATACTACCCAGG ATTCGACCGCGACTGCTGCTGGAGATCAGGAATCAAGCTGCTGCCGATCGAGTGCCACAGCTCCAACGACTTCCGGCTCACCAAGGAGGCGCTGGTGACCGCCTACGAGCGCGCGCGGAGCGACGGCATCGTCGTCAAGGGGATCCTCATCACCAACCCCTCCAACCCGCTGGGCACCACCACGGACCGGGCGACGCTGGCCATGCTGGCGACCTTCGCGACGGAGCACCGCGTGCACCTGATCTGCGACGAGATCTACGCCGGCTCCGTCTTCGCCAAGCCGGAGTTCGTGAGCATCGCCGAGGTGATCGAACACGACGTGCCCGGCGCCGACAGGGACCTCATCCACATCGCCTACAGCCTCTCCAAGGACTTCGGCCTCCCCGGGTTCCGGGTCGGCATCGTCTACTCCTTCAACAACGCCGTCGTGGCCTGCGCGCGCAAGATGTCCAGCTTCGGGCTGGTGTCCTCGCAGACGCAGCACTTCCTGGCCAAGATGCTCGGGGACGAGGCGTTCATGGCGATGTTCCTGCGCGAGAGCGCGGCGCGGCTGGCGGCGAGGAACGAGCGGTTCACGGCGGGGCTCCGGGAGGTGGGCATCGGGTGCCTGCGCAGCAACGCCGGGCTCTTCTCGTGGATGGACCTGCGCGGGATGCTCCGCGGGGAGAAGACGGCGGAGGCGGAGCTGGAGCTGTGGCGCGTCATCGTGCGCAAGGTCAAGCTCAACGTGTCGCCGGGGACGTCCTTCCACTGCCGGGAGCCCGGGTGGTTCCGGGTGTGCCACGCCAACATGGACGACGAGACCATGGAGGTGGCGCTCGACCGGATCCGGGTCTTCGTGCGCCAGCACCAGCGCCAGCAGGCCAAGGCTCAGCGCTGGGCCGCCAAGGGGCAACTCCACCTCAGCCTGCAGCGCCACGCCGGCATAGCTTCGCAGTACCATGCGCTCTCCAGCCCCATGGCGGCGCTGCTGTCTCCACGCTCCCCGCTGGTCCACGCCGCCAGCTAA